A genome region from Myroides fluvii includes the following:
- a CDS encoding VanZ family protein, whose translation MARKVYFILGLFWTCFILYACLAEASSIPKTSFFNIPNKDKIAHFTFYFVFSLIWFLFSNKKNKDKKAKIRTGIVIFTIATFLGGGVELIQLFFTNSRSAEWADCIANSLGSAIGVLLGLFITTHKK comes from the coding sequence TTGGCGCGTAAGGTATATTTTATATTGGGGCTGTTCTGGACGTGTTTTATTTTATACGCATGTCTGGCTGAAGCATCCTCCATACCCAAAACGTCTTTCTTTAATATTCCGAATAAAGACAAAATTGCACATTTTACTTTTTATTTTGTTTTCTCTTTGATTTGGTTTTTGTTTTCAAACAAAAAAAACAAGGATAAAAAAGCAAAAATAAGAACGGGAATAGTTATCTTTACTATTGCAACGTTCTTAGGTGGAGGAGTAGAGTTGATTCAACTTTTTTTCACCAATTCACGAAGTGCAGAATGGGCAGATTGTATAGCCAATTCACTAGGAAGTGCAATTGGAGTTTTATTAGGTTTATTTATAACAACGCATAAAAAATAA
- the gcvH gene encoding glycine cleavage system protein GcvH — MNLPANLKYTKDHEWVAIEGDIATVGITDFAQRELGDIVYVEVETLDQTLDKDEVFGTVEAVKTVSDLFLPLSGEVIEFNEGLETEPELVNQDPYGAGWMIKIKISDLSEVDALLSDAAYKELIGA, encoded by the coding sequence ATGAATTTACCAGCTAATTTAAAGTACACAAAAGACCACGAGTGGGTAGCTATCGAAGGTGATATCGCTACAGTAGGTATTACAGATTTCGCTCAAAGAGAGTTAGGAGATATTGTATATGTTGAAGTTGAAACCTTAGACCAAACTTTAGATAAAGATGAAGTATTTGGTACGGTAGAAGCTGTAAAAACAGTTTCAGATTTGTTTTTGCCTTTATCAGGTGAAGTAATTGAATTCAACGAAGGATTAGAAACAGAACCAGAATTGGTAAACCAAGATCCTTACGGTGCTGGATGGATGATCAAAATTAAAATTTCTGATTTAAGCGAAGTGGATGCTTTGTTGTCAGATGCAGCATATAAAGAATTGATTGGCGCGTAA
- the deoC gene encoding deoxyribose-phosphate aldolase has product MRDLREFMDSTYLKTAEQAGLSEVENKKVVTALIQEAIEERFKLAMIRPEEVKAGRGLVDQMNSKVLIGTVIDFPKGDGGLEAKLKEAKQAVEDGVDELDYVVDYKAFQKGVVDKVKDEVYACTKFGLAEGKVVKWIIEVAALTDAEIIKLTALIKNVVMRSFKETDYDKVFVKSSTGFYQTEGGKPNGATMETLILMLENAGPLPVKAAGGIRDRETAIEMIAVGVKRLGTSSAKVIVEGKGSTENY; this is encoded by the coding sequence ATGAGAGATTTGAGAGAGTTTATGGATTCTACTTATTTGAAAACCGCAGAACAAGCCGGTTTGTCTGAAGTGGAAAATAAGAAAGTTGTGACAGCTTTAATTCAAGAAGCTATTGAAGAGCGATTCAAATTGGCGATGATTCGTCCAGAAGAAGTAAAAGCAGGGAGGGGGTTAGTCGATCAAATGAACTCAAAAGTTTTGATTGGTACCGTTATCGATTTCCCAAAAGGAGATGGAGGATTAGAAGCGAAGCTAAAAGAAGCGAAACAAGCTGTTGAAGATGGAGTAGATGAGTTGGATTATGTGGTAGACTATAAAGCCTTTCAAAAGGGCGTTGTTGACAAGGTAAAAGATGAAGTCTACGCGTGTACGAAGTTTGGTTTAGCGGAAGGAAAAGTGGTAAAGTGGATCATTGAAGTAGCAGCATTGACAGATGCTGAAATTATCAAACTAACAGCTTTGATCAAGAATGTGGTTATGCGTAGTTTCAAAGAAACCGATTACGACAAGGTGTTTGTGAAATCTTCCACTGGTTTTTATCAAACAGAAGGTGGTAAACCAAACGGAGCAACGATGGAAACCTTGATTTTAATGTTGGAAAATGCAGGTCCACTACCTGTAAAAGCTGCAGGAGGTATTCGCGATCGGGAGACTGCTATCGAAATGATTGCTGTAGGCGTTAAAAGATTAGGAACTTCTTCGGCAAAAGTTATCGTGGAGGGGAAGGGTAGTACTGAAAATTACTAA